The stretch of DNA TTCCGGGAGCACCGGCACCAGCAGCTGCGTTTGGATCAGCAGCAGGCTTGTCTTCTGGAATTTCTGCAACAACAGCTTCAGTGGTTAAAAGCAATGCAGCGATTGAAGCAGCGTTTTGTAAAGCAGTTCTTGTAACCTTGGTTGGGTCAATAATTCCTGATTCAACCATGTTTTCCCACTCGCCATTAGCAGCGTTGTAACCAACTTCGTTGTCTTGCTTTTCAAGTTCATTCAAGATAACTGAACCATCTTCACCAGCGTTTTCAGCAATTTGGCGAACTGGTGCACTCAAAGCACGTAAGACAATGTTGATACCAGTCTGTTCATCAGCAGTATCACCTTTAAGGTCTTTAACAGCTGATTCAACATCAACTAAGGCAGTACCACCACCGGCAACATAACCTTCATCAACAGCAGCACGAGTTGAGTTCAAGGCATCTTCAATGCGGTAACGACGTTCCTTCAATTCAGTTTCAGTAGCAGCACCAACGTGGATAACTGCAACACCACCAGTTAATTTAGCCAAACGTTCTTGCAACTTCTTCTTGTCGAAGTCAGAAGTAGTTTCTTCAATTTGCTTTCTAATTGAATCTTCACGATCCTTAATAGCAGCATCAGAACCAGCACCATCAACAATTGTAGTTGAGTCCTTGGTAATAGTAATGCGGCGAGCTTGACCTAATTGTTCAATCTTTGTGTCCTTCAATTCAAGACCTAAGTCTTCAGTAATAACTGTACCACCAGTTAAAGCAGCAATATCTTGCAATTGTTCCTTGCGACTGTCACCAAAGCCAGGAGCCTTAACAGCAACAACATTGAAAGTACCACGAATCTTGTTCAATACCAGTGTTGGCAAAGCTTCACCAGAAACATCGTCAGCAATAATCAATAATGACTTACCTTGTTGTACAATTTCTTGCAACAATGGCAAAATATCTTGAATATTAGAAATCTTCTTGTCGGTAATCAAAACGTATGGATTATCAAGGTCAGCTTCCATCTTGTCGTTGTCAGTTACCATGTATTGTGACAGGTAACCACGATCGAATTGCATCCCTTCAACAACTGATAATTCAGTTTCAATTCCACGAGAATCTTCAATGGTAATAACACCGTCATTGCCAACCTTTTCCATGGCGTCAGCAATTAAATTACCAACTTCTTTAGAAGCACTTGAAACGGCAGCAACTTGGGCAATTTGGTCTTTTGAAGAAACTGTATGACTAATCTTGTGCAATTCATCAGTTACGGCCTTAGTAGCCTTTTCAATTCCGCGGCGAACGCCAACTGGGTTAGCACCAGCAGTTACATTCTTCATCCCTTCACGAATAATTGCTTGGGTTAAAACAACTGCAGTAGTTGTCCCATCACCGGCAATATCATTAGTCTTTTGTGCAGCTTCAGCAACTAGCTTAGCACCCATGTTCTCGTAGTGGTCTTTTAATTCAATTGCCTTAGCAATTGTAACACCATCATTAGTGATTTCTGGGTTGCCGTATGATTGTTCCAAAACAACGTTGCGTCCCTTAGGACCAATGGTCGTCTTAACAGTATCAGCTAACTTATCAACACCCTTTAAGAGGGAACGTCTTGCATTTTCTGAGAATCTAATATCTTTTGCCATTTTCATTCGCTCCTTAATTATTCAACAATTGCTAAAATATCTTTTTCATGAAGGACCAAGTACTTCTCACCTTCGTATTTAACGTCAGTACCAGAATACTTGTCATATAATACAACGTCGCCCTTTTTAACTGTCATTGGGATCTTATCGCCGTTTTCAGCATAAGTACCTGCACCAACAGCAACGATTTCGCCTTCAGTTGGCTTTTCTTTAGCATTAGATGCTAAGACGATGCCGCCTACAGTCTTTTCTTCTTCTTCTTTAACTTTTACGATCACGCGATCACCGATTGGTTGTAACATGACTGCCTCCTAAAATTAATTTTGCTAAATCTTATTATTGTTATTAAGTAGTTAGCACTCTTATTAGCTAAGTGCTAACTTACAAATATGATAATAACCTCTTTTGCCAAAAAATGCAAGAAAAAATTAGCACTTTAGGCAAAAAAGTGCTAATTTTATTTTTTGCAAGTTCTTAACTCGCATCACGTCGCATATAATTAAAATTTTTCTTATCCATTTTTCAACTAATTTTTTGCTCTTATCATCATCAAATACTATCTAATTTAAATTAAAACTGTAAAAAACAGTGTGTAAAACTATTACATGTGCGCAAAATATTGTTTTTACTAGTTAAACTTAGAATGCCGTTTGCAATCAGCTTAGTAAAATAATTTAACCATAATAAAAACCCTAGAAATTAATTCATCTTAATTTCAGGGTTCATCTTACTATAACTCAAAAAGAAATATTACCAAATTAGTACCCGCTTTTTTGGCGGCAGCCACATACCATCCGTCTTCTTAACTTTAAAGACCTTATAGAAGTCCGGTTGGCACTGTACTTGTACATTAGCTCGCAAGGCATTAGGTGAGTGAACATCAGTGGCGAGTAAGCCTTGAGTCACTTCTGGACTTGCTTTTAACCGCCAAATTCGA from Lactobacillus sp. ESL0785 encodes:
- the groES gene encoding co-chaperone GroES; the encoded protein is MLQPIGDRVIVKVKEEEEKTVGGIVLASNAKEKPTEGEIVAVGAGTYAENGDKIPMTVKKGDVVLYDKYSGTDVKYEGEKYLVLHEKDILAIVE
- the groL gene encoding chaperonin GroEL (60 kDa chaperone family; promotes refolding of misfolded polypeptides especially under stressful conditions; forms two stacked rings of heptamers to form a barrel-shaped 14mer; ends can be capped by GroES; misfolded proteins enter the barrel where they are refolded when GroES binds), with translation MAKDIRFSENARRSLLKGVDKLADTVKTTIGPKGRNVVLEQSYGNPEITNDGVTIAKAIELKDHYENMGAKLVAEAAQKTNDIAGDGTTTAVVLTQAIIREGMKNVTAGANPVGVRRGIEKATKAVTDELHKISHTVSSKDQIAQVAAVSSASKEVGNLIADAMEKVGNDGVITIEDSRGIETELSVVEGMQFDRGYLSQYMVTDNDKMEADLDNPYVLITDKKISNIQDILPLLQEIVQQGKSLLIIADDVSGEALPTLVLNKIRGTFNVVAVKAPGFGDSRKEQLQDIAALTGGTVITEDLGLELKDTKIEQLGQARRITITKDSTTIVDGAGSDAAIKDREDSIRKQIEETTSDFDKKKLQERLAKLTGGVAVIHVGAATETELKERRYRIEDALNSTRAAVDEGYVAGGGTALVDVESAVKDLKGDTADEQTGINIVLRALSAPVRQIAENAGEDGSVILNELEKQDNEVGYNAANGEWENMVESGIIDPTKVTRTALQNAASIAALLLTTEAVVAEIPEDKPAADPNAAAGAGAPGMM